In Spinacia oleracea cultivar Varoflay chromosome 5, BTI_SOV_V1, whole genome shotgun sequence, a single window of DNA contains:
- the LOC110797308 gene encoding uncharacterized protein At5g48480, which yields MATEVKNGAEKNGAAATTVAFSAFKLQLQVLAPKAADAVQFYKSAFGAEEVSRDMHPKRKAEQDSPLVLSVDLKVGGFVFSVADLTGDSEVKNEGAAGVVFCLETDNLDGALAAAVSAGAVAEGEVTEDEVAGRVGKLKDPFGYTWVISSPAAKKPADVAA from the exons ATGGCGACAGAGGTTAAGAACGGAGCTGAGAAGAACGGTGCTGCTGCAACAACTGTTGCTTTCTCGGCGTTCAAGCTACAACTTCAGGTTCTAGCTCCTAAGGCTGCTGATGCTGTTCAGTTCTACAAGTCTGCCTTCGGCGCTGAGGAAGTCAGCCGTGACATGCACCCTAAGAGGAAGGCTGAGCAGGATTCTCCTCTCGTTCTTTCTGTTGATCTCAAGGTTGGAGGCTTCGTCTTCTCGGTCGCTGACCTTACTGGTGACTCTGA GGTGAAAAATGAAGGAGCTGCTGGCGTTGTGTTCTGCTTGGAGACCGATAACCTGGATGGTGCCCTTGCTGCTGCAGTCTCTGCTGGGGCCGTGGCCGAAGGTGAAGTGACAGAGGACGAAGTTGCCGGGCGCGTGGGCAAGCTCAAGGATCCCTTTGGCTACACTTGGGTCATCTCTTCCCCTGCTGCTAAGAAGCCTGCTGACGTCGCTGCCTAA